One genomic region from Syntrophales bacterium encodes:
- a CDS encoding type 4a pilus biogenesis protein PilO translates to MAITADDIKALPMKYKILIGVVLVLLLGYFYYFFFLQAALDKKASLTETLETLDRQIIQRQAVARQIERHRKEIEEINENLRLALAKLPEQKDIPSLLSALSGAAQTEKLDILLFEPLNPISQEFYAELPVKMTVRGNYRDIAAFFDTVSRLPRIVNVADAVIRGPTPKDAGGPLLLDAECLMKTYMFLEMTHDDPQKES, encoded by the coding sequence ATGGCCATAACCGCCGACGACATCAAAGCGCTCCCCATGAAATACAAGATCCTGATCGGTGTGGTTCTTGTACTCCTCCTGGGGTATTTTTATTATTTTTTCTTTCTCCAGGCGGCGCTGGATAAAAAGGCTTCTCTCACTGAAACACTTGAAACCCTGGACCGCCAGATCATCCAGAGACAGGCCGTCGCCCGTCAGATTGAACGTCACCGGAAGGAAATCGAAGAAATCAATGAAAACCTGCGCCTAGCCCTGGCAAAGCTTCCGGAACAGAAAGATATACCGAGTCTGCTGAGCGCCCTTTCAGGGGCGGCGCAAACGGAAAAACTGGATATCCTGCTCTTCGAACCGCTCAATCCGATATCGCAGGAGTTTTACGCGGAGTTGCCTGTGAAAATGACAGTCCGCGGGAATTACCGGGATATCGCGGCCTTTTTTGATACTGTCTCGCGGCTTCCCCGTATCGTTAACGTGGCCGATGCCGTCATTCGGGGACCCACCCCTAAAGATGCCGGAGGGCCTTTACTGCTCGATGCCGAGTGCCTGATGAAAACGTACATGTTTCTGGAAATGACCCATGACGACCCCCAAAAGGAATCATAA
- a CDS encoding septum formation initiator family protein — MKIGRYFVAGFFAMVLLILFSDRGLVEYFEIKEKLSLLETETGRISAENEQLRERIVLLRSDRDYLELIARRDLGMVREGEIIYRFREP, encoded by the coding sequence ATGAAAATCGGCAGGTATTTTGTGGCGGGATTCTTCGCCATGGTTCTCCTCATCCTGTTCAGCGACAGAGGACTTGTCGAATATTTTGAAATCAAGGAAAAGCTTTCTCTTCTCGAAACCGAAACCGGCCGAATTTCAGCGGAAAACGAACAACTGCGCGAACGCATAGTCCTTTTGCGAAGCGATCGGGACTACCTGGAACTGATTGCCCGGAGAGACCTGGGCATGGTCAGGGAAGGCGAGATCATATACCGGTTCAGGGAACCGTGA
- a CDS encoding PilN domain-containing protein: protein MIRINLIPYREEMAKLRARKLLITFAASFVILVLVVGSFHTWMTLSISALERQVTDSRTELDRLKKLTGDIDKYREDKALAEKKLQVITSLEKNRDEGYLLLREFSLTVPEGDLWLTLLSKRGTDLRTEGMAKDNRTIALFMERLTASPEILSVDLVAVRQVPYAGTELKSFTLTGSTIRR from the coding sequence ATGATCAGGATCAATCTCATTCCCTATCGTGAAGAGATGGCAAAACTGAGGGCCCGCAAGCTGCTCATAACCTTCGCCGCTTCCTTCGTTATCCTGGTACTCGTTGTGGGAAGCTTCCACACCTGGATGACCCTGTCGATATCGGCCCTTGAAAGGCAGGTCACCGACTCGCGCACGGAACTGGACCGGCTGAAAAAACTCACCGGCGATATCGACAAGTACCGGGAAGACAAGGCCCTGGCGGAAAAGAAACTCCAGGTCATCACCAGCCTCGAAAAAAATCGTGACGAGGGATACCTTCTGTTGAGAGAGTTTTCCCTCACCGTCCCGGAAGGAGATCTGTGGCTTACCCTTCTATCCAAAAGAGGCACGGACCTTCGAACCGAGGGGATGGCAAAAGACAACAGGACCATCGCCCTCTTCATGGAACGGCTGACGGCATCGCCGGAAATCTTGTCGGTAGATCTAGTGGCCGTGCGGCAGGTTCCCTACGCCGGAACGGAGCTCAAAAGTTTCACCCTGACCGGATCGACGATCCGGAGGTAA
- the dut gene encoding dUTP diphosphatase, with product MRIPLRRVGNTADLPLPRYMSDGAAGMDLYAAVLREEQLLPGERKMIPTGISVALPRGCEAQIRPRSGLAVNHGVTLLNSPGTIDADYRGEICLIMINLGNEPFLVRRGDRVAQMVVQQVVRAVWTEETELDTTARGDGGFGHTGL from the coding sequence ATGCGCATACCTCTGCGGAGGGTCGGCAACACGGCCGACCTTCCCCTTCCCCGATACATGTCCGACGGAGCGGCGGGCATGGATCTCTACGCCGCCGTTCTCCGGGAAGAACAGCTCCTTCCCGGAGAACGGAAGATGATTCCCACGGGAATCTCCGTGGCCCTCCCCCGGGGCTGCGAGGCGCAGATCCGTCCCCGAAGCGGCCTGGCTGTGAATCACGGCGTCACGCTGCTGAACAGCCCGGGGACCATCGATGCCGATTACCGCGGGGAGATATGCCTCATCATGATCAACCTTGGAAATGAACCGTTCCTCGTCCGCAGGGGTGACCGCGTGGCCCAGATGGTTGTCCAGCAGGTGGTCCGTGCCGTCTGGACCGAAGAGACCGAACTGGACACCACGGCCCGCGGCGACGGCGGCTTCGGCCACACGGGACTGTGA
- a CDS encoding pilus assembly protein PilP: MDVTMNICMPIIVTILVLLWPALCVAETGAMEQGYEHTSVGIITVDPFLPFMAPVPAPAERTIPQRTEESEPLGGPFFRSPLELLTIQEIRLVGIVIGGGRRLAIVEDPKGTAYDLYKGTAVGMDEGKVVEILPDQVIIEEKKIDSFGEIKIQQTILRVEGNDRRGTL, translated from the coding sequence ATGGATGTTACGATGAACATCTGCATGCCGATTATCGTGACCATCCTGGTTCTGCTGTGGCCGGCCCTTTGCGTCGCGGAAACAGGAGCGATGGAGCAGGGATACGAACATACTTCCGTTGGTATCATTACTGTCGACCCCTTTCTCCCCTTTATGGCCCCTGTCCCGGCACCGGCTGAACGAACGATACCGCAAAGAACCGAAGAGTCGGAACCCCTCGGGGGACCGTTTTTTCGCTCCCCTCTGGAGCTTCTCACAATTCAAGAGATACGATTAGTGGGAATTGTGATCGGCGGAGGCAGAAGACTGGCAATCGTGGAGGACCCAAAAGGAACGGCATACGATCTCTACAAAGGAACAGCCGTCGGTATGGATGAAGGAAAGGTCGTGGAAATCCTTCCTGATCAGGTTATAATCGAAGAAAAGAAAATCGATTCCTTCGGTGAGATCAAAATACAGCAGACAATACTCAGGGTTGAAGGAAACGACCGTAGAGGAACGCTATGA
- a CDS encoding PilC/PilY family type IV pilus protein has protein sequence MRHIRSIFIACTVTALVALGAHTLQAAQPAEGEEALFTNSVSPDALVVLDLSGSMLWTPGGIPMYTSTSYSCGSQNAPYYATSGSGHARLCRAYPFSGYSYSAALYDMYTPTWSNAECSGPFYFSSRAGYSTDCTRLAIAKRALFSLLDDTRDGTINNADEGSLGVRFGYMQFYDCNAGSETETSYTSGCIQIPGSGGNRRYIGSRYSQIYCNSNTSCNISSTGTYSIGAAKAWGGTPLANSLNVAKIYLGAHKAGDIAAECRQKFVILISDGADTFACNGNGQEDQPGMDRRRRESVARAKALHDDGYKVFVIGFGADMPEVDLNTLNWMAYYGGTENPNVENMGDTGGYDPSLWTSCGPSSTVNDPGTKSLRGYAFLASNAAQLTEALTTAISIIRQANYSFSQSSVQSVRIADENHLYEGSFEPVDNDSFWKGHLRKYEINADGTVGSVLWDSGEILQSTPAADRTIFTVKGGTLTGFTAANITAADVGVTTDALRDSVVGYVRGEQTYNPEQNALGQVWKLGDVFRSTPITVGTPSPFYEDKRDLNNQWGAHRTSHHRSSVAGNRLIVAGANDGQFHAFKTGDGTEAWSFVPPNFLTKLRLMTHGSHPTSLSHQYFVDGPVTVADVWLGTGDGRAKTADWKTVLIFGQGRGAVDVSWSSSASCDAGLSPIYSTDTPFYCGFWAFDLNDSLDPVFMWRFDPDAARAPYVGDPWSKMMPGRVRYREGGQEVEKWVGFVGAGYNAGNCKASGCDPRGKGFFVVDLNDGSILWSYTRSDNIGMDFSLAAPPAIVDTDNDGFIDTVYVGDLGANMWRFKFCRGVDMPDCSANDWAGSIFFNASSGQIRPIYTSAAVARDSTGNLWVYWGTGDKTDPTAANAQEHFYGVKDNDRTGTFAISDLDNITQASGTYNPGPGRPGYRIQFAGQGEKLLADPTVFGGIVYFTTFTPAYGDNPCEQGGSAELYAVQGTTGGGALKKDGTPTRSMAVGVGIPSAPVLSLSPDGSGSPDLYVTTSGGDGMSASTQRVDITPPGVSSRTNMLYWWDRRIR, from the coding sequence ATGAGACACATACGCAGCATATTCATCGCCTGCACCGTTACGGCACTTGTGGCCCTGGGGGCCCATACCCTGCAGGCGGCGCAGCCGGCAGAGGGAGAAGAGGCGCTCTTCACCAATTCGGTTTCACCGGATGCCCTCGTCGTTCTCGATCTTTCGGGGAGCATGCTCTGGACTCCGGGGGGAATACCCATGTACACCAGCACGTCCTACAGTTGCGGGAGCCAGAACGCTCCCTATTATGCGACCAGCGGATCGGGTCATGCCAGGCTCTGCAGGGCTTATCCCTTTTCAGGCTATTCGTACAGCGCCGCTCTGTATGATATGTACACGCCCACATGGTCAAACGCGGAATGTTCCGGACCGTTTTACTTTTCGTCCCGAGCGGGCTATAGCACCGATTGCACCCGTCTTGCCATCGCGAAACGCGCTTTGTTCAGCCTGCTGGACGACACCCGCGATGGAACGATAAATAACGCTGACGAGGGAAGCCTGGGGGTCCGTTTCGGCTACATGCAGTTCTATGATTGCAATGCCGGCTCCGAAACAGAAACCAGCTATACCAGCGGATGCATACAGATTCCGGGTTCAGGCGGCAACCGGCGCTACATTGGCTCCCGGTACAGCCAGATCTACTGCAACAGCAACACAAGCTGCAACATTTCCAGCACCGGCACCTATTCAATCGGAGCGGCGAAGGCTTGGGGCGGCACGCCTCTGGCGAACTCGCTGAACGTTGCCAAAATATACCTTGGCGCCCACAAGGCAGGCGACATAGCCGCCGAATGTCGACAAAAGTTCGTTATTCTTATTTCCGACGGCGCCGATACATTCGCCTGCAATGGAAACGGCCAGGAAGACCAGCCCGGCATGGACCGGCGGCGGAGGGAATCGGTGGCTCGGGCCAAGGCCCTCCACGACGACGGCTACAAGGTTTTCGTTATAGGATTCGGCGCCGACATGCCCGAGGTGGACCTCAATACTCTTAACTGGATGGCCTATTACGGGGGAACGGAAAATCCCAATGTGGAGAACATGGGCGACACAGGCGGATACGATCCTTCATTGTGGACGAGTTGCGGTCCCTCATCCACAGTAAACGATCCGGGGACAAAGAGCCTCCGGGGATACGCTTTTCTGGCTTCCAATGCTGCGCAGCTCACGGAAGCGCTCACAACCGCGATCAGCATTATCCGCCAGGCGAATTATTCTTTCTCCCAGTCTTCAGTTCAATCCGTACGTATAGCCGATGAGAACCACCTCTACGAAGGCTCCTTTGAGCCCGTGGACAACGATTCATTCTGGAAGGGGCACCTCAGGAAATATGAGATCAACGCCGATGGAACGGTAGGGAGCGTACTCTGGGACTCCGGCGAGATTCTCCAGTCCACGCCGGCTGCCGACAGGACTATTTTCACCGTCAAAGGGGGTACTCTGACGGGCTTTACTGCGGCCAACATCACCGCCGCCGATGTGGGCGTTACTACGGATGCTTTGCGGGACAGCGTGGTGGGCTACGTCCGGGGCGAGCAGACCTACAACCCCGAGCAGAACGCTCTGGGGCAGGTGTGGAAACTGGGCGACGTGTTTCGATCCACACCCATTACGGTAGGTACTCCTTCTCCTTTTTACGAAGACAAGCGTGACCTCAATAACCAGTGGGGGGCCCACCGAACCTCCCACCATCGAAGTTCCGTAGCGGGAAACCGGCTCATAGTCGCGGGAGCCAACGACGGCCAGTTCCACGCTTTTAAAACCGGAGACGGGACGGAAGCGTGGAGTTTTGTCCCCCCTAATTTTCTGACGAAGCTCAGACTCATGACCCATGGCAGCCACCCGACATCACTGTCCCATCAGTATTTTGTCGACGGTCCCGTCACCGTAGCCGATGTCTGGCTTGGTACGGGCGACGGAAGGGCGAAAACTGCCGATTGGAAAACAGTACTTATCTTTGGCCAGGGACGAGGAGCGGTGGATGTCTCCTGGAGCTCTTCCGCTTCATGTGATGCCGGTCTCAGTCCGATCTATTCGACGGATACGCCCTTCTACTGCGGTTTCTGGGCCTTCGACCTCAACGATTCACTTGATCCGGTCTTTATGTGGCGCTTCGATCCCGACGCCGCTCGAGCCCCTTATGTTGGGGATCCCTGGAGTAAAATGATGCCCGGCCGGGTCCGCTACAGGGAAGGCGGCCAGGAAGTCGAGAAATGGGTGGGTTTTGTGGGAGCCGGTTACAACGCGGGCAACTGCAAGGCCTCCGGGTGTGACCCGCGCGGGAAGGGTTTTTTCGTAGTCGATCTGAATGATGGTTCTATTCTCTGGAGCTACACCCGTTCGGATAACATCGGCATGGATTTCAGCCTTGCCGCCCCGCCGGCCATAGTGGACACAGACAATGACGGATTTATCGACACGGTCTACGTTGGAGACCTTGGGGCGAATATGTGGCGTTTCAAATTCTGCAGAGGTGTCGATATGCCGGATTGCTCCGCCAATGACTGGGCCGGAAGTATATTTTTCAATGCTTCGTCGGGTCAGATACGGCCGATTTATACCTCTGCCGCAGTGGCTCGGGACAGCACAGGCAACCTTTGGGTGTACTGGGGCACAGGGGATAAGACTGATCCCACTGCCGCAAACGCTCAGGAGCATTTTTACGGTGTCAAGGACAACGACCGGACCGGCACCTTCGCTATAAGCGATCTGGACAACATTACGCAGGCCTCCGGAACCTATAATCCAGGCCCGGGTAGACCGGGATACCGGATCCAGTTCGCGGGACAAGGGGAAAAACTGCTTGCCGACCCCACCGTTTTCGGCGGTATCGTTTATTTCACCACTTTTACCCCTGCTTATGGAGATAATCCCTGCGAGCAGGGTGGATCGGCGGAGCTCTATGCCGTTCAAGGGACGACCGGCGGCGGGGCTTTGAAGAAGGACGGCACACCGACGCGGAGTATGGCGGTAGGCGTGGGTATCCCTTCAGCCCCTGTCTTGTCCCTGAGTCCCGACGGCAGCGGCAGCCCTGATCTTTATGTTACTACAAGCGGCGGCGATGGCATGTCGGCCAGCACACAACGGGTGGATATAACCCCGCCCGGGGTCTCAAGTCGTACGAATATGCTTTACTGGTGGGACCGTCGGATACGGTGA
- a CDS encoding homocysteine biosynthesis protein, which translates to MKKHVVTKTYQEINRKIREGSVVVVTAEEIIDIVERKGAVEAARTVDVVTTGTFGIMCSSGVFLNFGHPSPKIKSSKVRLNNVPAYAGIAAVDCYLGATAVVEGDPLNSVHPGEFNYGGGHVIEDLVAGNVVKVHIEGYGTDCYPARKFEKSITLRDLRDAILFNPRNAYQNYNCAVNMSDRTIYTYMGVLRPHMANANYSTSGQLSPLLNDPFFRTIGVGTALFLGGARGYVAWNGTQHNTSVMRGENGVPREGAGTLAVVGNLKEMSDRWLVGASVLGYGVSLYVGIGVPIPILNEDMAQFTAVKDEDIFAQVYDYGVDYPGGSARSIAEVSYKELRSGTIRINGKTIDTAPMSSYYKALEICHILKEEIERGNFFLGEPQRLLPSGDIS; encoded by the coding sequence ATGAAAAAACACGTCGTTACCAAAACCTACCAGGAGATTAACCGCAAAATACGGGAAGGCTCCGTCGTCGTCGTAACGGCCGAAGAAATTATAGACATCGTTGAGCGTAAGGGAGCCGTCGAAGCGGCGCGGACCGTTGACGTGGTAACCACGGGAACCTTCGGTATCATGTGCTCTTCCGGAGTCTTCCTGAATTTCGGTCACCCCTCGCCGAAAATCAAATCATCGAAAGTCCGGCTCAACAACGTTCCCGCCTATGCCGGCATCGCCGCCGTTGACTGTTACCTGGGAGCTACGGCGGTTGTGGAGGGTGATCCTCTCAACAGCGTCCACCCGGGAGAATTCAATTACGGCGGCGGGCACGTCATCGAGGACCTGGTGGCCGGCAATGTCGTCAAGGTCCATATCGAAGGCTACGGCACCGACTGCTACCCGGCCCGAAAATTTGAAAAAAGTATCACCCTCAGGGATCTGAGGGACGCCATCCTTTTCAATCCAAGAAACGCCTATCAGAACTATAACTGCGCCGTCAACATGTCGGACCGGACCATCTACACCTACATGGGCGTATTGCGTCCCCACATGGCCAACGCGAACTACTCCACGTCGGGGCAGCTGAGTCCCCTTCTGAACGATCCCTTTTTCAGAACCATCGGCGTGGGTACCGCCCTGTTCCTGGGAGGGGCCCGGGGATACGTCGCCTGGAACGGAACGCAACACAATACGAGTGTCATGAGAGGTGAAAACGGCGTCCCCCGCGAGGGGGCCGGAACACTCGCCGTCGTGGGAAACCTGAAAGAGATGAGTGACCGCTGGCTCGTGGGGGCCAGCGTCCTGGGCTACGGGGTTTCGCTGTATGTGGGAATCGGCGTTCCCATCCCGATTCTCAACGAGGACATGGCACAATTCACCGCCGTGAAGGATGAGGATATCTTCGCCCAGGTCTATGATTACGGTGTCGACTATCCCGGCGGTTCCGCCCGAAGTATCGCTGAAGTGAGTTATAAGGAATTGCGAAGCGGAACCATCCGTATCAACGGAAAAACAATTGACACGGCACCCATGTCCAGCTACTATAAAGCACTTGAAATTTGTCATATTTTAAAAGAAGAGATCGAGAGGGGAAACTTTTTCCTCGGTGAACCGCAACGGCTGCTCCCCTCGGGAGACATCTCTTAG
- a CDS encoding pilus assembly protein PilM → MKLKLDFLSRKKKQGIVGIDIGSSSIKLVEIIHTDGGYRLARVARKSLERGTISKGLMNNSSAVTQCIKDLIKESGCKTKTAAMALSGYSVIITKATFREMAEDELRRIIRDEARNYLPIDSIEDYYFDIHVLGANANNAEQNDVIIAAAKHDVIAEYRSAVESAGLRLVLMDVDAFALETAYEENYDFSEEDVFALVHIGAAMTNINIVRGGKSVFTRNILMGGDLVTEAVQERRGGTFEEAEAWKIRRAGESDGFLPDESLRGESLVMLANPVLAEIERSIDFFNSSQGLVFISTVFLSGGASSLPGITDDLTQRLRCDVEPLDPFKAVAYDVKTFNREYMREMASIVPIATGLALRSVEDL, encoded by the coding sequence ATGAAGCTGAAGCTTGATTTTCTGTCACGAAAGAAAAAACAGGGTATCGTCGGCATCGATATCGGTTCGAGTTCCATAAAACTGGTTGAAATCATCCATACCGACGGCGGGTACCGTCTCGCCCGCGTCGCGCGGAAATCCCTTGAACGGGGAACCATCAGCAAGGGCCTCATGAACAACAGCTCCGCCGTGACGCAGTGCATCAAAGACCTGATCAAGGAATCGGGCTGCAAGACAAAAACGGCGGCCATGGCCCTGTCCGGATATTCCGTCATCATCACCAAGGCAACCTTCAGGGAGATGGCAGAAGACGAACTGCGCCGGATAATCCGGGACGAGGCCCGAAACTACTTGCCCATCGACAGCATTGAAGATTATTATTTCGACATCCATGTTCTCGGCGCAAACGCGAACAACGCCGAACAGAACGACGTGATCATCGCGGCGGCCAAACACGACGTCATAGCGGAATATCGGAGTGCCGTCGAAAGCGCGGGCCTTCGGCTGGTCCTGATGGATGTGGATGCCTTTGCCCTGGAAACGGCATACGAAGAAAATTATGATTTTTCCGAAGAGGATGTGTTCGCCCTGGTTCATATCGGCGCCGCCATGACCAACATCAACATCGTCAGGGGCGGAAAGTCGGTCTTTACCAGAAACATCCTCATGGGTGGGGACCTTGTCACCGAAGCCGTTCAGGAACGGCGCGGCGGCACCTTTGAAGAGGCGGAGGCATGGAAGATCCGGCGTGCCGGAGAAAGCGACGGCTTCCTTCCCGACGAAAGCCTGCGGGGAGAAAGTCTGGTCATGCTGGCAAATCCTGTCCTGGCTGAAATAGAACGATCCATTGACTTCTTCAACTCATCTCAGGGCCTGGTCTTCATCAGCACGGTCTTCCTGTCGGGAGGCGCGTCATCCCTTCCGGGCATCACGGACGATCTGACCCAGAGACTGCGCTGCGACGTTGAACCCCTGGACCCGTTCAAGGCCGTGGCATACGACGTGAAAACCTTCAACCGTGAATACATGCGGGAAATGGCCTCGATCGTCCCCATAGCCACGGGCCTTGCCCTCAGAAGCGTGGAAGATCTATGA